From a single Collibacillus ludicampi genomic region:
- the fliI gene encoding flagellar protein export ATPase FliI, producing the protein MSKLDLYKNVIKRTKTMRLNGVVTRVVGLMIESCGPVAKVGDICLIQGRNQAEKKMAEVVGFDEERLLLMPLGELGSIAPGSEVIATGDPLRVPVGNKLLGRVLDGLGRPIDGRGPLMHVEEFPTVNEPPNPLTRPRISQPLSVGVKCIDGLLTIGRGQRVGIFAGSGVGKSTLLGMIARNTSADVNVIALIGERGREVRDFLERDLGEEGLARSVVVVATSDQPPLVRIKGALVATSIAEWFRLQGKNVNLMMDSVTRFAMAQREVGLAVGEPPATRGYTPSVFALLPRLLERAGTDSRGTITGFYTVLVDGDDMNEPIADTVRGILDGHIVLSRSLANKGRYPAIDVMASVSRVMDELADTDHRHAAHMVKRLSAIYKEAEDLIHIGAYQRGSNALIDKAIEYYPAIESYIQQGINERWDFDSAVQTLISQFGGLTL; encoded by the coding sequence ATGAGCAAACTGGATCTGTACAAGAATGTCATCAAGCGGACGAAAACGATGCGTCTTAATGGAGTTGTGACGCGTGTGGTGGGATTGATGATCGAATCATGCGGCCCAGTTGCGAAAGTGGGGGATATCTGTTTGATTCAAGGACGGAATCAAGCAGAGAAAAAAATGGCTGAAGTCGTAGGCTTTGATGAAGAACGCTTGCTTTTGATGCCGCTCGGCGAATTGGGCTCGATCGCGCCCGGTAGCGAAGTGATTGCCACTGGCGATCCGTTGCGTGTACCTGTCGGTAACAAACTTCTCGGACGGGTTCTCGACGGTCTCGGCCGTCCCATTGATGGACGAGGACCGCTGATGCATGTTGAAGAGTTTCCCACGGTGAACGAGCCTCCGAATCCCTTGACCCGACCGAGAATTTCTCAACCTCTCAGTGTGGGTGTCAAATGTATTGACGGACTGCTTACGATTGGCCGTGGACAGAGAGTTGGGATTTTTGCGGGATCGGGTGTGGGAAAAAGTACATTGCTCGGAATGATCGCCCGAAATACGTCGGCTGACGTGAATGTCATCGCTCTGATTGGGGAACGCGGTCGCGAGGTTCGAGATTTTCTTGAACGGGACTTGGGGGAAGAAGGACTCGCTCGTTCTGTCGTGGTTGTAGCAACATCTGATCAACCTCCGCTGGTTCGTATAAAAGGAGCGCTCGTAGCGACATCGATCGCCGAGTGGTTTCGTTTACAGGGGAAAAATGTTAATCTGATGATGGATTCCGTGACCCGCTTTGCCATGGCGCAACGCGAAGTGGGACTTGCTGTCGGAGAACCCCCGGCTACACGCGGATATACGCCTTCCGTTTTCGCTTTATTGCCTCGCTTGTTGGAACGTGCCGGAACCGATTCGAGAGGTACGATCACCGGATTCTATACGGTACTTGTAGACGGAGATGATATGAACGAGCCGATAGCCGATACGGTTCGCGGGATTCTTGACGGACATATCGTCCTCTCCCGTTCATTGGCAAACAAGGGGCGTTATCCGGCGATCGATGTGATGGCGAGTGTCAGCCGTGTGATGGATGAATTGGCCGATACCGATCATCGTCACGCTGCCCATATGGTCAAACGGTTATCAGCGATCTATAAAGAAGCGGAAGATTTGATTCATATCGGAGCATACCAACGTGGAAGCAACGCGTTAATCGATAAAGCGATTGAATATTATCCCGCGATCGAATCGTATATACAGCAAGGAATCAATGAACGTTGGGATTTTGATTCTGCTGTTCAAACCCTCATCTCGCAGTTTGGAGGCTTGACCTTATGA
- the fliH gene encoding flagellar assembly protein FliH — protein MLKVHRTAVCDERVIMPEPLRIQAGMSVQDTAEAEAQMLQQKIEQTLWDAEKTRLQAKEEAARIVAEAKEQSDLLVQESRERASQLIEDEKMRGYQEGYQSGREDARKEYASILAQARDIVRQAYDERKNIIQQSESLIVELAISIAEKIMRKKWEEDRSYVLSIVKEACNYIQGAKRVEIRVHPEDYPLVKQEQDQINQSCLHTSEWIVIPDLHVQAGGCVIHTEKGTVDARLDTQLNELKNALREAAGVCIHDEQTGSVQECHQADENDAS, from the coding sequence GTGCTCAAAGTACATCGCACAGCCGTTTGCGACGAACGGGTCATTATGCCTGAACCGCTCAGGATACAAGCGGGGATGTCCGTTCAAGATACGGCAGAAGCGGAAGCGCAAATGCTGCAACAAAAGATCGAGCAAACGCTATGGGATGCGGAGAAGACGCGTCTGCAAGCGAAGGAAGAAGCGGCGCGTATCGTCGCCGAAGCGAAAGAGCAAAGTGATCTTCTTGTACAGGAATCGAGGGAACGCGCAAGCCAATTAATAGAAGATGAGAAAATGCGCGGATACCAAGAAGGATATCAATCGGGAAGGGAAGATGCACGTAAGGAATACGCTTCGATTTTGGCTCAGGCTCGCGATATCGTCCGACAGGCCTATGATGAGAGGAAGAACATCATACAGCAATCCGAATCATTGATTGTCGAACTGGCGATTTCCATCGCAGAAAAAATTATGCGGAAAAAATGGGAAGAAGATCGCTCGTACGTGCTTTCGATCGTGAAGGAGGCTTGCAATTACATACAGGGCGCTAAGCGAGTAGAAATACGGGTTCATCCGGAGGATTACCCACTTGTCAAACAGGAACAAGATCAAATAAACCAATCATGCTTGCATACGTCTGAATGGATCGTTATCCCCGATTTACACGTGCAAGCGGGAGGGTGCGTGATTCACACGGAAAAAGGAACGGTCGATGCGAGACTGGACACGCAACTCAATGAGCTCAAGAATGCCTTACGGGAAGCAGCAGGTGTTTGTATACATGATGAGCAAACTGGATCTGTACAAGAATGTCATCAAGCGGACGAAAACGATGCGTCTTAA